Proteins co-encoded in one Bombus pyrosoma isolate SC7728 linkage group LG4, ASM1482585v1, whole genome shotgun sequence genomic window:
- the LOC122566510 gene encoding post-GPI attachment to proteins factor 2-like gives MELNNVGNSKSSIYMAISFKKLCLATVSLPLVTLLVCFVTAYIFQQDDIHETHCRVYNVLPSISAITGISPQRYLWRISIALHIGPRLVIATVYHSYYYKILKTVEDLPSKIMGFRLLNLCYWLSIAEVAALCGVTYISNRENYYVHEKIFIIFMISSLTYMLAEVRLGRLVTPNAPSLQYKQALFITSLVSTVGLIVFFLKHRLLCHDLAFSWFSFCEYVIASANMGFHVTVILDFPKEQLVVGNGLPASKVD, from the exons ATGGAACTGAACAATGTGGGAAACAGTAAAAGTTCCATATATATGgcaatatcatttaaaaaactGTGTTTGGCAACAGTGTCTTTACCTCTGGTCACACTTTTAGTCTGTTTTGTTACAGCATATATCTTTCAACAAGATGATATCCATGAAACACACTGCAGG gttTATAATGTACTTCCATCGATCTCAGCTATTACTGGTATATCTCCTCAACGATATTTGTGGCGCATAAGCATAGCTCTACACATAGGTCCTCGCTTAGTTATTGCTACTGTATAtcattcatattattataaaatacttaaaacaGTTGAAGATTTACCTTCCAAAATTATGGGATTTAGACTTTTAAATCTATGTTATTGGTTAAGCATAGCAGAAGTGGCAGCGCTATGTGGAGTCACATATATTTCTAACAGAGAAAATTATT ATGTGcatgaaaaaattttcattatctttatGATCAGTTCTTTAACATATATGCTAGCAGAAGTGAGATTGGGTCGTCTTGTAACACCAAATGCACCAAGTCTTCAATACAAACAGGCACTTTTTATAACTAGTCTCGTTAGTACTGTTGGTCTCatcgttttctttctaaaGCATAGGTTACTGTGTCATGATCTCG CATTTAGCTGGTTTTCCTTTTGCGAGTATGTGATTGCCTCTGCAAATATGGGTTTTCATGTAACCGTAATTCTAGACTTTCCCAAGGAGCAGCTGGTTGTTGGAAATGGTTTACCTGCCTCAAAGGTGGATTAa